From Sediminibacterium sp. TEGAF015, a single genomic window includes:
- a CDS encoding PD-(D/E)XK nuclease family protein produces the protein MMNKIGETNFKEIKRISPSQFYSMKNCAYKSLLAEAFDKKPLLSLSPNAYFGTVMHKMLELIAKGIVKSEDDFNVEFDKQVKALEEDLQQKGFGVFVPLKIKLRNFGLKKIQLKKHLRSESEKITSLGNIKFYSEKWFESNDKLIGGKVDLVIENGNEIEIIDFKTGAITQDCLDDEGEIYSDVKIEYKEQLKLYAYLYFENTNKFPTDLSLVDLAKQKFPVEFSELECKSLFDEAKSLLKSTNDSIKTKSFSANPKQENCKYCLYRPACSFFHKKLETDFYFNDVLGEIKDVKKFQNGNVSLFLQYGNKNLTIKNFAVEEFDKLNNHKNKQIRIYNLRKEAAEFVYSVTDTTMIYE, from the coding sequence ATGATGAATAAAATTGGAGAAACAAATTTTAAGGAAATTAAACGTATTTCGCCAAGCCAATTTTATTCAATGAAGAATTGTGCTTACAAATCATTATTGGCAGAAGCGTTTGACAAGAAGCCTTTACTTTCACTTTCGCCAAATGCCTATTTCGGAACAGTAATGCACAAAATGCTTGAACTGATTGCAAAGGGAATTGTGAAAAGTGAAGATGATTTTAATGTGGAATTTGACAAGCAAGTGAAAGCACTTGAAGAAGATTTGCAACAAAAAGGTTTTGGCGTTTTTGTTCCTTTAAAAATTAAGTTGCGAAATTTTGGATTGAAAAAAATTCAACTAAAAAAGCATTTACGAAGCGAATCTGAAAAAATAACAAGTTTAGGTAACATTAAATTTTATTCTGAAAAATGGTTTGAATCAAACGACAAATTGATTGGCGGAAAAGTTGATTTAGTGATTGAAAACGGAAACGAAATTGAAATTATTGATTTTAAAACCGGAGCAATTACACAAGATTGTTTAGATGATGAAGGCGAAATTTATTCAGATGTAAAGATTGAATACAAAGAACAACTTAAACTTTATGCATACTTGTATTTTGAAAACACAAACAAGTTTCCAACAGATTTGAGTTTGGTTGATTTAGCGAAGCAAAAATTTCCGGTTGAATTTTCAGAACTAGAATGTAAATCGCTTTTTGATGAAGCGAAAAGCCTTTTAAAATCTACTAATGATAGCATAAAAACAAAATCATTTTCAGCAAATCCAAAACAAGAAAATTGCAAATATTGCCTTTACAGACCAGCTTGTTCTTTCTTTCATAAGAAACTTGAAACAGATTTTTATTTCAACGATGTGTTGGGTGAAATTAAAGACGTGAAGAAATTTCAGAATGGAAATGTGAGTTTATTTTTACAATATGGAAATAAGAATTTAACCATTAAAAATTTTGCTGTCGAAGAATTTGACAAGCTAAATAATCACAAGAATAAACAAATTAGAATTTATAATTTGAGAAAGGAAGCAGCCGAATTTGTTTATTCTGTGACCGACACAACAATGATTTATGAATAA
- a CDS encoding DNA cytosine methyltransferase — protein sequence MNKSREHKIPILSFFSGGGFMDMGFEQAGFEVIWTNEFDETFAKLHAAGMTSWKKSQGNRIKAEIFNTKSITEVKSEEIVSEAFPNGKPEHFGMIGGPPCQDFSMNGSLKGFGGERGKLTIVYFNKILELKPTFFVMENVTGLTKRKDTKEYLQTLLKRVEKDYYVDHEKLNSLNYGVPQHRERVFFVGIRKDCMSKKAIEKAPFGKWFPFPVNEKYHDSATKYNWGKQIPFGSKLKKPEDVPFELCVVSCLVPNSKIDIIPNANEVFTLHKHINELSKIAEGETNRPSFKRLHRYKYSPTACYGNNEVHLHPYLNRRLSAREALRIQGVPDEYILPPEISLSKKFKMIGNGVPVPLAKAVAESLKDFLLTNEII from the coding sequence ATGAATAAGAGTAGAGAACATAAAATTCCGATACTTTCTTTTTTTTCAGGAGGAGGTTTTATGGATATGGGATTTGAACAAGCCGGGTTTGAGGTAATTTGGACAAATGAATTTGATGAAACTTTCGCCAAACTTCACGCTGCCGGTATGACTTCGTGGAAAAAATCGCAGGGCAATAGAATAAAAGCAGAAATATTCAATACGAAATCAATCACAGAAGTAAAATCAGAAGAAATTGTTTCAGAAGCGTTTCCAAACGGGAAACCCGAACACTTTGGAATGATTGGAGGACCGCCTTGTCAGGACTTTAGTATGAATGGTTCATTAAAAGGTTTTGGCGGAGAAAGAGGAAAACTTACAATTGTATACTTTAATAAAATCTTGGAATTAAAACCAACGTTCTTCGTTATGGAAAATGTTACCGGTTTAACAAAAAGAAAAGACACAAAAGAGTATTTACAAACGCTATTGAAGCGTGTTGAAAAAGATTACTACGTTGACCACGAAAAACTAAATTCGTTGAATTATGGTGTTCCGCAACACAGAGAACGTGTATTTTTTGTAGGTATTAGAAAAGATTGTATGAGCAAAAAAGCCATTGAAAAAGCACCGTTTGGTAAATGGTTTCCTTTTCCTGTAAACGAAAAATATCACGATTCTGCGACAAAGTATAATTGGGGAAAACAAATACCTTTTGGGAGCAAATTGAAAAAACCAGAAGATGTTCCTTTTGAATTGTGTGTTGTAAGCTGTTTAGTACCAAATAGTAAAATAGATATTATTCCGAATGCAAATGAGGTCTTTACCTTGCACAAGCATATAAACGAGTTAAGTAAAATAGCTGAAGGAGAAACAAATAGACCATCTTTTAAACGATTACACCGTTATAAATATAGCCCAACAGCTTGTTATGGAAACAATGAAGTTCATTTACACCCTTATTTAAATAGGCGTTTATCTGCGAGGGAGGCTCTAAGAATACAAGGTGTGCCTGATGAATATATACTTCCGCCAGAAATTTCATTATCTAAGAAATTTAAAATGATTGGTAATGGCGTTCCTGTTCCATTAGCTAAAGCAGTAGCAGAATCATTAAAAGACTTTTTATTAACAAATGAAATCATATAA
- a CDS encoding Crp/Fnr family transcriptional regulator, with product MTNKITSYIDKFVKLTEEEKKLFSSCFKEEKIKKRQFIVQPNFIAKHRHYVLQGAFRAYVVADEGQEHTITFAIDDWWITDYNSYIFQQPATMFVVALEDSIILQLDYEKEQELKLQNHKFETFFRIMAERGLAAQQRRIISNLTQTAEERYETFSNKYPQIVQRVPQYALASYLGMTTEFLSRIRNKRVSKKS from the coding sequence ATGACAAACAAAATAACTTCATATATTGACAAGTTTGTAAAACTGACAGAAGAAGAAAAGAAGCTTTTTAGTTCTTGTTTCAAAGAAGAAAAAATTAAAAAACGACAATTCATAGTTCAACCAAACTTTATAGCCAAGCACAGACACTATGTTTTGCAAGGAGCATTTAGGGCTTATGTTGTGGCTGATGAAGGGCAAGAACACACAATTACTTTTGCCATTGATGACTGGTGGATTACAGATTATAACAGCTATATTTTTCAACAACCTGCGACAATGTTTGTGGTTGCATTAGAAGACAGCATAATTTTACAACTTGACTATGAAAAAGAACAAGAACTAAAATTACAAAATCACAAATTTGAAACTTTTTTTAGGATAATGGCAGAACGAGGACTTGCTGCTCAACAGAGAAGAATAATTTCAAACCTAACCCAAACAGCCGAAGAACGCTACGAAACTTTTTCAAATAAATATCCTCAAATCGTGCAAAGAGTTCCTCAATATGCTTTAGCTTCTTATTTAGGAATGACGACTGAATTTTTATCCAGAATAAGAAATAAAAGGGTTTCAAAGAAAAGTTGA
- a CDS encoding DUF417 family protein — MSKINKLGYKIAVLGVVVVLLWIGFFKFTPSEAAGIKPLVENHFLMSWLYKLLSVQVVSNIIGLFEIIVGIGLIWSLFKPQVGKIFGWAAVIIFCTTLSFLLTTPGINKIVDGVPITDFFVLKDIMALGISLMVVYNEAGLEEK; from the coding sequence ATGAGTAAAATAAATAAGTTAGGCTATAAAATAGCCGTTTTAGGTGTAGTCGTTGTATTACTTTGGATTGGTTTTTTTAAATTCACACCGTCGGAAGCAGCAGGCATAAAACCTTTAGTTGAAAATCACTTTTTAATGTCGTGGCTGTACAAATTGTTGAGTGTTCAAGTCGTTTCAAATATCATTGGGCTTTTCGAAATCATTGTTGGTATTGGTTTAATATGGAGTTTATTTAAACCTCAAGTTGGAAAAATATTTGGCTGGGCAGCAGTGATTATTTTTTGTACCACCTTAAGTTTTTTATTAACAACACCGGGTATTAATAAAATAGTTGATGGTGTACCCATTACGGACTTTTTTGTTTTGAAAGATATTATGGCATTGGGTATTTCGTTGATGGTGGTTTATAATGAAGCAGGTTTGGAAGAAAAGTAG
- a CDS encoding type II toxin-antitoxin system PemK/MazF family toxin, translating to MKIKQYDIWLADLNPSKGTEPGKTRPVVIVQTDLLNSHHLSTLICPITSNVQPDIDILRVQLKKNQLDKPSDILVDQIRAIDNKRLIQKLGKLSEEQINKLRKNISIVLDL from the coding sequence ATGAAAATTAAACAGTATGACATCTGGCTTGCAGATTTAAACCCAAGTAAGGGGACAGAGCCTGGTAAAACAAGACCAGTTGTAATTGTTCAAACAGACTTACTCAATTCACATCATTTGTCAACCTTGATTTGCCCCATTACATCTAATGTTCAGCCTGATATTGACATTCTAAGAGTACAACTTAAGAAAAATCAACTTGACAAGCCAAGCGATATTCTTGTAGATCAAATTAGAGCTATAGACAATAAAAGACTTATTCAAAAGCTCGGTAAGCTTAGTGAAGAGCAAATTAACAAACTAAGAAAAAATATTTCAATTGTTTTAGATCTATAA
- a CDS encoding carboxymuconolactone decarboxylase family protein translates to MTTSEKRTYTVPTREEVSANNQGMFDNLQKGLGFVPNLYAYFAKNETALGDYLTLQNRKSTLRAKEREVINLVTSQINGCRYCQSAHTALGKMNGFSDEQILEIRKGTASFDSKLDALAKFTASAVENRGRATEESKEAFFGAGYNEANMIDVIIVVGDKIISNYIHNLTVFEIDFPVAEKL, encoded by the coding sequence ATGACAACATCAGAAAAAAGAACTTACACGGTTCCAACAAGAGAAGAAGTATCTGCAAACAATCAAGGTATGTTTGACAACCTCCAAAAAGGTTTAGGTTTTGTTCCTAATTTGTATGCCTATTTCGCTAAAAATGAAACAGCATTAGGCGACTATTTAACGCTTCAAAATCGAAAAAGCACATTAAGAGCCAAAGAAAGAGAAGTGATAAACTTGGTAACAAGTCAAATTAATGGTTGTCGTTATTGCCAATCGGCTCACACAGCATTAGGAAAAATGAATGGTTTTTCAGACGAACAAATTTTAGAAATTCGTAAAGGAACAGCAAGTTTCGACAGTAAGTTAGACGCTTTGGCAAAATTCACAGCATCAGCAGTTGAAAATCGTGGACGAGCAACCGAAGAAAGCAAAGAAGCATTTTTTGGAGCAGGTTACAACGAAGCAAATATGATAGATGTAATAATAGTTGTTGGTGACAAAATTATCAGTAATTACATACACAATCTAACAGTTTTTGAAATTGATTTTCCTGTTGCTGAAAAATTATAA
- a CDS encoding DEAD/DEAH box helicase — protein sequence MKDPIGSFETIKENFIRYVKTAFGTKFEGVEKERYDLLNYDKVLYRKPWIEPLPDYVSSGKKINDLTAEDLGNALNEGEVETFKGLVNTGLVGNFPLHSHQAEMLKQALLGNNCIITSGTGSGKTESFLLPLFAQLSKELANWTAPNQQSTNLNSWWRENGGLSARQIVNNSNFTLSNDVRQRNHETRKAGVRALILYPMNALVEDQMSRLRKALDSDDTRNWLSENTNGNKIYFGRYNGSSPVAGELKKIKDDGTFAINTNKVNQLKEQLQQIETDSNRVAQYIQQTGKTGNDAKDLKSFFQHLDGAEMRSRFDMQVAPPDIMITNYSMLSIMLMRDIDKGIFNETKQWLEESEKNIFHLIIDELHLYRGTQGTEVAYLLKLVLNRLGLDPNHPQLRILASSASLEAKEETKEGQESKQFLKDFFGTEKPFKIIEGKNNPITAFPENEKKIPINPFKEIAKIFSEVKGNITDVNFISTCEASATQLATAFNLSQDGNGISKLISVIINPSFQLKERLFSPCQDYKAVCSTQATGDDDNGKYFAETIFERTSNKEDLEKALRGLLIVRAMLDEKEFEDIAKTIPDDRKLPRFRFHYFFRNIEGIWASVKPDEIDQKYSDGGRTVGKLYSTTRINSEKGNRVLELLYCDNCGTTLFGGSRLVTRNESGNNSFEMLPISPNIEGIPEKTPAKLVERRSYQEYAVFWACGNQQYTPHDAEAGIPQVGWRQPTLNGFNQTDFLADWIPASLNCISGDIDNSHNKADEKPEQWIKGYYFIITNNSNRDIALPDANGNISEIETHKALPSVCPSCGVNHQKRRQDWNKNKTSSIRGFRTGFAKTTQMFAKELMYQLPNSEAERKLVVFSDSREDAAQIANGIERNHFSDLMREVLVKELHSNLMFRFQIVDAFDKGNTKRKQELKEQSQTIFDEIEFLVENSAYTGTNASRIREKQKAEIKLNEIRSLTLNVRSLVHITNSLNLAPLIKHFVGLGINPGGNDIALQTRLLNNNFVPWYDLIDFTNFQWAAGANQDYIDALKEGSFDGLATIFFGSLFYSFESSALGYVCINPELQVITDQARTVALAKDDFLQIVNSSIRILGDKYKHNKVEDASPFNFTQYNDFPGQVKKYIRAVETRYSKNQNEIGDAVFNTLSTSSLLRGDTGIQIENLFIKVARSTDSIWTSQRGSRPHLHFSGGICTHSVTALQQQPDRICDDVWKENYLSYNAIKQQREPIRLHCEELTGQTDDQFERQRHFRNIILPDEGNKQVKTIDLLSVTTTLEVGVDIGALQAVMLGNMPPQRFNYQQRVGRAGRRGQAYSVILTFCRGRSHDEFYFANPQKITGDAPPTPFLTMGQERIFKRLLAKEIFRKAYVEKEINITSDDKSSVHGEFGSVDSWTIYKPEISNWINENRTVIEQTVDALLTPQLKDKKDEFVNWVADTTTPNGLIEKAESIINNEEIASNDISEKFAEGGILPMFGMPTTVKNLYHGINRKPEPLSIDRAQAMAIYEFAPGAQKTKDKAIHQVIGFTSDFIKVHNGIKNADTVNQLPFSLNRWFVRCRACGFFETYSEERKAELESQSEFDVCPNCGEDNPKKYQPPFKLKSPRAYRTNLSAGSDTKDDSEFLLSRPPIFAEKTGSANLETISNASISISDNDVTWRVNTNSDKFFTGRLYNTNNRFPFNSNGYWFNNQWLLNDFATNVPDENGYSMLVQQIVTSEDEQIALASNKNTEIFRIAPANVSYELDLNMFFSETDLPHVKAQSNGVRSGYYSAAFLLQRILADKLDVDPTEIEIADISMKELEDGRRIAEIILTDELPNGSGFVRYLYNNLANILSESINPSNANSYLGKIHSETHQGKCDDACYDCLKVFRNMNYHSLLDWRLGISMLRVMNDSTFVCGADGNFNFVELQNWFAFATELRNAFAQSFGFLNTAEINGLPIIKFGRNQRNVIMIVHPFWNMRNFTEANWLAEIYNEIKEHTESNGGKISIIDTFNLHRRPGWCYEKLIER from the coding sequence ATGAAAGACCCAATAGGTTCGTTTGAAACCATAAAAGAAAATTTTATACGCTATGTAAAAACAGCGTTCGGAACAAAGTTTGAAGGCGTTGAAAAAGAGCGTTACGATTTGCTGAATTACGACAAAGTTCTTTATCGTAAACCTTGGATTGAGCCATTGCCAGACTATGTTTCAAGTGGAAAAAAAATTAATGACTTAACAGCCGAAGATTTAGGAAATGCTTTGAACGAAGGAGAAGTCGAAACATTCAAAGGACTTGTAAATACCGGTCTTGTAGGGAATTTCCCTTTGCATTCGCACCAAGCGGAAATGTTGAAACAAGCATTGCTTGGAAATAATTGCATTATCACTTCCGGTACAGGTTCAGGAAAAACAGAATCCTTTTTGCTTCCGTTGTTTGCTCAACTTTCAAAAGAACTTGCAAATTGGACAGCACCCAATCAGCAATCTACAAACTTAAATTCTTGGTGGCGTGAAAATGGTGGGCTTTCTGCAAGGCAAATTGTCAATAATTCAAATTTCACATTAAGCAACGATGTAAGACAACGCAATCACGAAACACGAAAAGCCGGTGTAAGAGCATTGATTCTTTATCCGATGAACGCTTTGGTGGAAGACCAAATGAGCCGTTTGCGTAAAGCGTTAGATTCTGACGACACAAGAAATTGGTTAAGCGAAAACACAAACGGAAATAAAATTTATTTTGGACGATACAACGGAAGTTCGCCTGTTGCCGGTGAGTTGAAGAAAATAAAAGATGACGGAACTTTTGCAATCAATACAAACAAAGTAAATCAACTCAAAGAACAGTTACAGCAAATTGAAACGGATTCAAACCGTGTTGCACAATACATTCAACAAACAGGAAAAACAGGAAACGATGCAAAAGATTTAAAATCATTTTTCCAACACTTAGACGGTGCAGAAATGAGAAGTCGTTTTGATATGCAAGTTGCACCTCCCGACATTATGATTACAAACTACTCAATGTTGAGCATAATGTTAATGCGTGATATTGACAAAGGAATTTTTAATGAAACAAAACAATGGTTAGAAGAAAGCGAAAAAAACATTTTTCACTTAATCATTGATGAGTTGCACTTATACAGAGGAACGCAAGGAACAGAAGTTGCATATTTGCTCAAACTTGTTCTTAATCGTTTAGGGTTAGATCCTAATCACCCACAATTACGAATTCTTGCTTCAAGTGCTTCGTTGGAAGCAAAAGAAGAAACGAAAGAAGGACAGGAAAGCAAGCAGTTTTTGAAAGACTTTTTTGGAACAGAAAAACCGTTCAAAATTATTGAAGGAAAAAATAATCCGATTACTGCATTCCCTGAAAATGAAAAAAAAATCCCAATAAATCCTTTCAAAGAAATTGCGAAAATATTTTCGGAAGTAAAAGGAAATATTACTGACGTAAATTTCATCTCAACTTGTGAAGCAAGTGCAACACAACTTGCAACAGCGTTTAATTTATCACAAGACGGAAACGGAATTTCAAAACTAATTTCAGTAATAATCAATCCAAGCTTTCAATTAAAAGAACGTTTGTTTTCGCCTTGTCAAGATTACAAAGCAGTTTGTTCAACCCAAGCAACCGGTGATGATGATAACGGAAAATATTTTGCTGAAACAATATTTGAAAGAACATCCAATAAAGAAGATTTAGAAAAAGCTTTGCGTGGTTTGTTGATTGTGAGAGCGATGTTAGACGAAAAAGAATTTGAAGACATCGCAAAAACAATTCCTGACGATAGGAAATTACCACGTTTTAGATTTCACTATTTCTTTAGAAACATTGAAGGAATTTGGGCATCTGTTAAACCAGACGAAATTGACCAGAAATATTCAGACGGAGGAAGGACTGTTGGTAAACTTTATTCAACTACACGAATAAATTCAGAAAAAGGAAACCGTGTTTTAGAATTACTCTATTGTGATAATTGCGGAACAACCTTATTTGGTGGTAGCCGATTAGTAACTAGAAATGAATCGGGAAACAACTCTTTTGAAATGCTTCCGATTAGCCCTAACATTGAAGGTATTCCTGAAAAAACGCCTGCCAAATTGGTTGAAAGGCGAAGTTACCAAGAATACGCTGTATTTTGGGCTTGCGGAAATCAACAATACACGCCACACGATGCGGAAGCAGGTATTCCGCAAGTTGGCTGGCGACAACCAACTTTGAACGGTTTTAATCAAACTGATTTTCTTGCAGATTGGATTCCCGCTTCACTGAATTGTATTTCGGGCGACATTGATAATTCACATAACAAGGCGGACGAAAAACCTGAACAATGGATAAAAGGATATTATTTCATCATTACAAACAATTCAAATCGTGACATTGCTTTACCTGATGCAAATGGAAACATTTCTGAGATTGAAACACACAAAGCATTACCAAGCGTTTGTCCAAGCTGTGGCGTAAATCATCAAAAAAGACGACAAGATTGGAATAAAAATAAAACTTCTTCTATTCGTGGTTTTAGAACCGGTTTCGCTAAAACAACACAAATGTTTGCAAAGGAATTGATGTATCAACTTCCGAATAGCGAAGCCGAAAGAAAATTAGTTGTTTTTTCTGATAGTAGAGAAGATGCAGCCCAAATTGCAAACGGAATTGAACGCAATCACTTTTCTGATTTAATGCGTGAAGTTTTAGTCAAAGAATTGCATTCAAACTTGATGTTCCGTTTTCAAATTGTAGATGCTTTTGACAAAGGCAATACAAAAAGAAAACAAGAACTAAAAGAGCAATCGCAAACAATTTTTGATGAAATTGAATTCTTAGTTGAAAATTCCGCTTACACAGGAACAAACGCAAGCCGCATACGAGAAAAACAAAAAGCAGAAATAAAGTTGAACGAAATCCGTTCGCTGACTTTGAATGTAAGAAGTTTAGTTCACATCACAAATTCATTAAATCTTGCACCCCTCATTAAACACTTTGTTGGTTTAGGAATAAATCCAGGCGGTAATGACATTGCTTTACAAACAAGGTTATTGAACAACAATTTTGTTCCTTGGTATGACCTGATTGATTTTACAAATTTTCAATGGGCAGCTGGTGCGAACCAAGATTACATTGATGCATTGAAAGAAGGTTCATTTGACGGTCTTGCTACAATATTTTTCGGTTCGCTGTTTTATTCGTTTGAATCTTCCGCATTGGGATATGTTTGTATAAATCCTGAATTACAGGTTATCACAGACCAAGCAAGAACTGTTGCTTTAGCAAAAGATGATTTTTTACAAATCGTAAATTCCTCAATCCGGATTTTGGGTGATAAATACAAACACAACAAAGTTGAAGATGCAAGTCCATTCAACTTTACGCAATACAACGATTTTCCCGGACAAGTCAAAAAATACATACGTGCAGTTGAAACAAGGTATTCAAAAAATCAAAACGAAATTGGCGATGCCGTTTTTAATACGCTTTCAACAAGTAGTTTATTGAGAGGCGACACAGGCATTCAAATTGAAAACCTTTTTATCAAAGTGGCACGTTCCACGGATTCGATTTGGACAAGTCAAAGAGGAAGCAGACCACACTTGCATTTTAGCGGTGGTATTTGCACTCATTCTGTTACGGCACTGCAACAGCAACCGGACAGAATTTGTGATGATGTTTGGAAAGAAAATTATCTTTCTTACAACGCCATTAAGCAACAACGTGAACCAATCCGTTTGCATTGCGAAGAACTCACCGGACAAACAGATGACCAATTTGAAAGACAAAGACATTTCAGAAATATCATTTTACCAGATGAAGGCAACAAACAAGTCAAAACAATAGACTTATTAAGCGTAACAACAACACTTGAAGTTGGTGTTGATATCGGTGCATTGCAAGCTGTGATGTTGGGTAATATGCCACCGCAACGTTTCAACTATCAACAAAGAGTTGGTCGTGCAGGACGTAGAGGACAAGCTTATTCCGTTATTTTAACATTTTGTAGAGGTAGAAGCCACGATGAGTTTTACTTTGCTAACCCTCAAAAAATTACAGGCGATGCTCCACCAACACCTTTCTTGACAATGGGACAAGAAAGGATTTTTAAACGTTTGCTTGCAAAAGAAATTTTTCGCAAAGCATACGTTGAAAAAGAAATTAACATTACTTCCGATGATAAATCAAGTGTTCACGGAGAATTTGGTTCAGTTGATAGTTGGACGATTTACAAACCTGAAATTTCTAATTGGATAAATGAAAACAGAACTGTCATCGAACAAACAGTAGATGCATTACTAACGCCACAGCTAAAAGACAAGAAAGATGAATTTGTAAATTGGGTTGCAGATACAACAACGCCAAATGGTTTAATTGAAAAAGCAGAAAGCATTATCAATAATGAAGAAATTGCAAGTAATGACATTTCTGAAAAATTTGCCGAAGGCGGAATTTTGCCAATGTTTGGAATGCCGACAACAGTTAAAAACTTGTACCACGGTATAAACAGGAAACCAGAACCACTTTCAATTGACAGAGCACAAGCAATGGCAATTTATGAATTTGCACCGGGAGCACAGAAAACAAAAGACAAAGCTATTCATCAAGTAATTGGTTTTACAAGCGATTTTATCAAGGTTCACAATGGCATTAAAAATGCTGACACAGTCAATCAACTTCCCTTTTCACTTAACCGTTGGTTTGTACGCTGTAGGGCTTGCGGATTTTTTGAAACGTATTCCGAAGAACGAAAAGCAGAATTGGAAAGTCAAAGTGAATTTGATGTTTGTCCAAATTGTGGTGAAGACAATCCGAAAAAATATCAACCGCCATTTAAACTGAAATCGCCAAGAGCATACAGAACAAATCTTTCAGCCGGAAGCGACACAAAAGATGATTCTGAATTTTTGCTTTCACGTCCGCCAATTTTTGCAGAGAAAACAGGTTCAGCAAACTTAGAAACTATAAGTAACGCTTCAATTTCTATTTCTGATAATGATGTTACTTGGCGTGTGAATACAAATTCAGATAAATTTTTTACAGGACGACTTTACAATACAAATAACCGTTTTCCTTTTAATTCAAATGGATATTGGTTCAATAACCAATGGTTATTAAATGACTTTGCAACAAATGTCCCTGATGAAAATGGCTATTCTATGCTTGTACAGCAAATCGTAACTAGTGAAGACGAGCAAATTGCGTTAGCGAGCAATAAAAACACAGAGATATTCAGAATTGCACCAGCAAATGTTTCGTATGAACTTGACTTAAATATGTTTTTTAGCGAAACAGATTTGCCACACGTCAAAGCACAAAGTAACGGAGTGCGTTCCGGTTATTATTCCGCAGCATTTTTACTTCAAAGAATTTTAGCAGACAAACTTGACGTTGACCCAACAGAAATTGAAATTGCTGATATTTCAATGAAAGAACTTGAAGACGGAAGAAGAATTGCTGAAATTATCTTGACTGATGAATTACCAAACGGTTCGGGTTTCGTAAGATATTTATACAACAATCTTGCAAACATTCTTTCAGAATCCATAAATCCAAGTAATGCGAATAGTTATTTAGGGAAAATTCATTCGGAAACTCATCAAGGAAAATGTGATGATGCTTGTTATGATTGTTTGAAAGTTTTCCGGAATATGAATTATCATAGTTTGCTTGATTGGCGTTTAGGTATATCAATGCTTCGTGTAATGAATGATTCAACTTTTGTTTGCGGTGCGGACGGAAATTTCAACTTTGTTGAATTGCAGAATTGGTTCGCATTTGCAACAGAATTAAGAAATGCTTTTGCTCAAAGTTTTGGTTTCTTAAATACAGCCGAGATAAATGGTTTGCCAATTATCAAATTTGGAAGAAATCAAAGAAACGTGATAATGATTGTTCACCCATTTTGGAATATGAGAAATTTCACGGAAGCAAATTGGTTGGCGGAAATTTACAATGAAATAAAAGAACATACAGAGAGTAATGGTGGAAAAATTAGCATAATTGACACATTTAACTTGCATCGCAGACCAGGTTGGTGTTATGAAAAATTGATTGAGAGATGA
- a CDS encoding OsmC family protein, with product MATVIKIKNIEEGFQSIITNGKHTIIGDEPITSKGTDLGLAPSELVLSGLAMCKVGTVRFIARKNNWEIENVTAELVQEVARGEGGLKTTIQIKMIIEGNLSEEQKEELIKQADRCYIHRLLNSEWDIMPITL from the coding sequence ATGGCAACAGTAATTAAAATTAAAAACATTGAAGAAGGCTTCCAAAGTATTATCACTAATGGTAAGCACACCATTATTGGTGACGAACCTATCACAAGTAAAGGAACAGATTTAGGTTTAGCACCCTCAGAACTTGTTTTAAGCGGTTTGGCAATGTGCAAAGTCGGAACTGTCCGTTTTATTGCTCGCAAAAACAACTGGGAGATAGAGAATGTAACAGCCGAACTAGTGCAAGAAGTAGCAAGAGGGGAAGGAGGGCTAAAAACCACTATTCAAATTAAAATGATTATTGAAGGTAATCTTTCCGAAGAGCAGAAAGAAGAATTGATAAAACAAGCCGACCGTTGTTATATCCACCGTTTGTTAAATAGCGAATGGGATATAATGCCTATAACGCTTTAA